In Melanotaenia boesemani isolate fMelBoe1 chromosome 1, fMelBoe1.pri, whole genome shotgun sequence, the genomic window gaaacaatcCAACTTATTTTTTATGACTTTAAGTGGGTTTTTTTAtgccttgttttttgttttcttttgaaatgtattaattaaatgGGCCCTGCAATGGTTTGCAATGtactggtgacttgtccagggtgtatcctgcctctcacctgctataatgctgggttaggctccagcttccccgcaacccctcattggacaaagcggtatagataatggatgaattattaattaaatgacaTTTTGAAATAATTATCTCAAAGTCAAAACCTTTTAAACATGTTGATGCATCAGGAATCTTGATTATAGAGCATTCTTTACTTGCAGAGCAGATCAGCAACTTTTCAAATGCTGCtcagatattttgttttttttttcccaaaaattAAACCAGTTTATTCTTCAGGTCTCTTTGATTGCAACAGGTAAGAAGCCTCTTTGTTCATGTTATTGCACATGACAGAAAACACTTTGTCCATATTGAATATCCACTGTCTTAAATTATTTGCTTGAGATGTTTTTGACAGTTAAGTGGAGCAGTTGGTATCTGTTATACAGCAAAATTTTACGGTCATACTtctttttgggggaaaaaaaatgttagtatatgtttcttttcattaatcCTTTTTTGTGAATGAACTGCCTTGAATGAACAGGGCTCTCTCACAAAGAGGATCACAGAGTTAAAATCACATTTGTTTCCATCTGCAGCCTTTCATATGGGATCCCCCTCTTTTCCCCACTGTAGCACTGTGCTGCCACAATGGGGGGCCAGCGCCACAGATGGTTCTGCAGGAAAGGctctgtgactttttttttccccctatggCCATATTTGCTGTGTAATCCTGGATTAACAGAGAGACTTTGTGTTAATTTACGGTTGTAATACAGCGTTCAATTAATGCTGGTTGCCCCCACCACATATACATGCATTGAGTATTAGAGGCAAGAGATAGTGTGGGTTGTCTGGCTCTTTACCCAGGAGAATTACATGTAATGGAGATCCAATCAGAGGTCTCTGTGGATGTCCACCTCATTCTGAAGGAATCCCTAAGGAGTCACTGCACCTCACATGTTCATAGGTGATTCTGTTTTTCgtgcatacaaacacacactatcAATGACAGAGGGTGCCTTAGGAAACCAGGCGGCTGCATATGGACTCTCTTGATATCAATCACTGGCCGTGTGATCTTGTTATGCAAAGTCCCTTAATCCCTACCTATGATGAATGCATGCTGGAATGGGGaggtggaggggagggggaTGAAACGGAGATATGAGGGCAGCTGTATGGGAGGCTGTCCACTGTTCATTGCGAATGAGTGCTAACTAAGATTCCTGATCCCCAGTCTAGCAGAAGGAGGAGGACATGTGAGATCATGTCTGAGAGTGCATTACAGTTCTGTAATGACAGAGATGCTGGTGGAGCAGGCTGAGAGCAAGACGAATAGAGATGAGTATGGTGCCCTCGTGCAGGCCTAAGATTCACATTAACCTTTTTGTTCCCATCAGAGGAATTACAGGGCCAGAGGTGTCATTGTAGCAGCTGGGGGAGGACTGGGTTTATAGTTCACATGAAACAGAACAAGAAACAGGAGCAGGCTGCAACAGGAAAGGGGCACTTCATTTGGGCCCTGCACTAAACATATATATGTCCCCCTTCACCTGCTCAAGCTCTTTCACTCACAGTATTCATTGAAAAGCAGAGGGTTGCCAGGGGTGATTTGGGAACACAGAGAGGAAGCAGAGTAGCGGCACATAGGGAGGTGAGAGGATGGAGTTGTTCTTTTCTGGATCAGAAAGGATGGTGAATGGGCCACAGAGACAAACCACACTAGGGATGAAAGAATAGATAGGGGGTTTAATAGGTGAAGTCTAGTTGGAATGATGAGAGGGcaagatgtgtgtttgtgtgtgtgcaagagaaagagagagagaagagtgGAGGGGGGTAATGGGATTAGGGGTAACACCTTTGGCAGGGCTCGGAGAGCCACCTGACGCCCGGTCTGTTGGGAACCTGGGGAGAAAGGCGGTGGAGGTTGTGGGGCAAGGGAGAAATTGGGGGTCTAATCCTTGTCCATCTTTGGGAAGTCATTCCCAGAGCTCTGAGGATTTGGGGCTTTGGTTTCCGCTCTGCTTGCTTTGGTTAATAATACCCTGGGAGAGAGAGGAGACATGGCGAGAGAAAGAGGGAAGGAGACAGAAGGGATAGGggagatgaagaaaaagattTCTTTAGCCTGTGGTGGACAAGGACAGCAGCAGcctgatgtaaaagaaaatgtctgaaacaCACACTAACACTTAAGCCATGTGGCATCTATTGGGATACTGTTTTTATGTATATgcaggtgtgtgcgtgtgtttgtaaGTGCTTCTGTGTTCTACGTATGCACCCTTCATGATAGTGTGTAAATACTGGCTTGCTTTCCTCTGACCATCCCACAGGTTGAGTAAAAGTCAATAACCAGAGTGGGGCTGAGATGTTTGCTTAGAAGACACATGTGGATCGtccttgtgtgtgtttaagtgacAGTGTTTGCAGGGCAGTTGTAAGGTGCcttgatgtttttgtgtttctatgGTGCTGACAGAAGTTGATAACAGTTCTAATgactgtggtggtggtggaggcagTACTGTGTGGGACTGGCTGCAGAGCTGCTTGGCTGGACGTGTCACAGCTTCTGTGTTTGAACATCACCTGAGCACAAGGTGTTGATAGGTCCATCCTACACAAGATCAAAGTTCAGGGCACTTTTCTGGTGTGAACCGGCCGCTCAGCCCCTGAGAATGAAACACCATAGAATGTGCCATCTTAGCAGTAGGCCAACTGTGACAACCTTATCCACACTTTCACAAATTAAACCCAGAATAGCTGTTGTTTTTGGAAATGCTTTAAAACAAGTAAGCCTACTACGAGTTGATCAGACATGTACAGTGGCAACAATGTAGCATAACTTGTGGTTGTTCTTTTCCACAGGCAGAAATGTTTCGTCGTGTGCTGGGGAAGACCTTGGGCTTTGTGGGTTACACAATCCAGTATGGCTGCATTGCACATTGTGCCTTCGAATACATTGGAGAGTTTGTAGTGGTTTGTATTATTAAGATTAAAGACCTAATGCATTATTTTTCCTTATATTGTATTCATTCTTCTATGCACAAGAAataattgttatttttgtgttgtcttGATTCAGTGTTCTGGTCCATCCATGGAGCCCACGATTGTAAACCATGATGTAGTGTTCTCTGAACGCATGAGTCGACATCTTTGTAAAATACAAAAGTGGGTAGCGATCATCTGCAGCAGGCAAACAGTAGACACACTGTTTACCTTTGCAATTTTCTCAAGGATTTGTGGTTTATAATTTTGccacaaatatttcattatattatattatacaaTACATTATATGAGTGACTGCACCTTGAGTTATCCGTAATAAGTATGCTTCTGTTTTGATTTCAGGGGAGACATTGTAATTGCAAAAAGCCCATTTGACCCAAATGTGATCATTTGTAAAAGAGTGATTGGACTGGAAGGTGACAAAGTCTGCACAAGTTCCCCATCAGATTTGTTTAAGACCCACACATTCGTAAGTATATTTACATCATATACACTTACTCGGGCAGGTGTTGGGCTTTTCATATACATCCAGTTATTACCTGCTTTACCAAGTGAAGATTAAGATGGCAATTTTGCTTCAGATAGTTACGGCTCACTGAGTTTCCTTGAAAGCAAAAAAAGGGGGTTAAAATGGTACAGTGAAATGGAGAATAAAATGACTAGTGTTTAGTACAAAGCACTTGATATTTTCTTATACCGTAAAATGACAAACAGGATCTTTATGCATAATGCAAAACTGtgcctcagtttttttttctttgaacatgTACCACAGTCTATAGATTGTCacagttgtttacattttagacCACACACATCCATTTTGTGTCACTGGTCAAAATATCAGCTTTTGACAACACCTATATTTCCTCAGAACAGTGATAAATCCAGAGAGTGAACAGGGGTTCTGCTGCTGAAACCACTGTCATTGCTTTTCTATTACTACTCTCCCCAACACCCACAGCCCAGGCCTGCAATCTCTCTGAAGCCTGTTAGAGTTAGTGCCAGCCGAATGGACAGACTGATGGGCGGGAGGAGGGGTGTCTttgggtgtgtttgtatgtatgtgtgtgtgagtgtatgaaAGTCCACAAACCAAAGGTTCTGTTTATGTTGCATGtctttgaatttatttagtattttatagACAATGGAGAGACAATGAGTTCAGCAAAACATAGCACAAGGCCAAGCCTGCAAGTGCCACccatcaaacaaaaaataaatagatacagTAGGTTTCTTTTGCTACTACCTTCAGCTCCACATGCTGCGAAGTGATACTCCTAAGGGATACCATTGTATTCTGATGTCTCAACTTgagtaataaaaaacaatgttaaGTCATGTTATTGAGGGTTAGGTCAAGCTTAGGATTGTGCCAACTGGCTTCAGTTCACTTTATATGCTCACAATTCACTTACAATATATTTGTTGAGTTCTTaatcttaaataataatattcataGGTATGTATCACATATCAGATAAGTGTATGTGTCTTGTGGTTTGTATGTAAGTGTTCATTTGTTTGGCCTATTAGAAGCTAATTTAGCCAAGGAGCTACTTCTGAGGCTGAAAATGATGCCAGTGCAGAACTTTAGTTCCTCAAATGGCAACTAAATCAAGTCAAAAGCATGATGAAGTACCAAAATTTAGAAAGGagttaaatttaacatttaacagctacctaaggagaaaaaaaaattgactatttttttctataaagcCAGCATTTTTTCTTGCAGTTACGGAGTTTTTATATTACTCACATTTCTAAACTGTAGCCAggatttcatttctttaaaggtGTGGTTGCTGTAAAGGGTCCTCATTATAATAACTGACtagtttaaatgttcattttggtTGTCCACTAAAATTTACATGCTTTAATCTTACACTGGACGTTGCTTTAGCACTTCTTGTCTTGCTGTCTTTAAGGGCCCACCCCAAACAGCTCTGTCTGGCTGTCTATTTGACAAAAATGCATGCATGGTGGCTGCTCATTCATTGGCCATTTTTCCATTGCTTGGCACAGCCAAGTACTGCAAATAGTATCTCCTCAATGTTGTCAGAGCAGCTGCTTATCATTTGCAGCGCTGTATGAAACTGCTGTGACAGAGATGGGGCAAACTTCCTGGTGTGTGAAGAGTGGTCATTGCAGTGTTTGAGTTTGAGGCTGTTGTTATCTTCTGAGAGTGAACATGACAACACTGCACTACTGACATCACCTCCTGCcagtgggaaagaaaaaaaaaagttgtgcaaATCTTTACTcattatttttaacctttactCCTGGATCTCTGTGATCTATGAGCATAGATTACATGGTTATCATATGTTCAGCAGTCCATCCCTATAGATctgtaaatgatttttaaatgtattcttTATTCAGATAACTAGGGAGTATGTTGCTGTATTCCAACTTCAGCTTGGATTTGTTCAGAAACATTACACCCATGTATGATGATTTTTCTCTGATCTGTCAGTGCTCTgcagtgttttcatgtttcagcTCACCTCATTTAGTtgtgatagaaaaaataaagaaaaaagtaccTGACACCAGGACTGTAGAAGGAAAAGGGTCATGTgtgcaaagttttaaaaaaagtataacGTGAGGCATTTCAAGTAAATGTGGAACAGAGTCTTTTGTGGGGAAAAATAACTGTGATTGAGGGATGTGAATTTGTaactttgcaaacttttttcacacatgaacttaAAGCAATATAACACACTGAACCCTTGGTCCTTTTTAATTGTCTTAGCCGATTTGTCCTCaggttctctttttttttttttttttttttgtcccttgtACATGAGTTTTGCAACCCGGTAGGGCAAAACCAAGGATTGAAAATGCTAGTTCACAAACCTATGGGTGACAGAAAGAATATGTGTGCAGGCATCATTTGCAACACTgccatttctttttgttgttttataaaatgtttcaaatatatttattttaaaaaaaggagcaAAAGGAGTGTGTTTATGACTGCCAAAACCATTTGTTAGTGTGTCATGACTTCAGTTATAGAAAAACTGAGGACACTACAGCAAAGCACACACAaaagtgaaatttaaaaaaatcacagtaaCAAACTACTGTTCACACATGTATGATGCATGGTGTGATACATGATACCTGGAGCATTTTAATCTCATATAGCCTCATACATGTTTTGCCatgtctattttatttttaactaccAGGGGCATAATCACTGTCAGTGTGACAGCATCTGTGGTAACTGAGAAAATACCTGTTGTTGACATAAATGTTTGAGCTCCCTCAGGGAGTCCCGCCCcaccctaaaaaaaaaagattatatatgtttgtgtatgAGTATTATCATGGTGTGAAGCATGATGGGTGGAGCTGTAAAGATGAATTTTTGAATGTGCTTTTAGACCCTGTCATCACGTCCTCTCGTTTAGACAGACATGCACGTCCTCTCCAGCCTCAGAGATCCAACAACAGACTAATTGCTCTCTCACCTTTAAGGAAtcatttctttatctgagctgTTGTGTCAAAACAATGACACTCGATCTCTAATATTAAACCGGAGGGGGGAGAGTGAGACATGCAAGAGATGAAATGCGCCCATACACTTTGTTCTTtgcattaaagacagactgagtAATATGGTGAAAGATTAACTTAATATTCATATACAGTATTAAGCTGAACATCATTCCCCACCCCAATCATGTTAACATAATGAGCAGTGTAATGGCGTGGCTGTTAAACAACACCTCTCCACAGTACAGAGCGCTCCAGTTTCGGCTCTTCTCGACACGTCTCTGACAGGTACACAATGCCTGGCATCGACCCAACCTGAAACCACAGTACGGGTGCAGGCATTCCCATCCATCACACCAGAGTCCCTGGTAGAGCTGATCAAAGCGACTGCATGTTTAAATACTTCAACTCCGTTGAGCCTGTGTGGAAATTTGGAAATATGTGTGGAAATCTGTTCCTCTGTCAAAACCAGACATATGGTTACAGTAAGGTGCCAAAGTGACAAATTGCTCACAACAACCTGTCTTCAGAGAAACAGCTTAATTACAGGTTTTACAAGTAGGCAAAATAATATCAGAGGGGTTTATAATTTTGATTATTTACTGGTGCTTAAATTGCCCCTATTATTTAGAAGCcaagtcaagaaaaaaaaagtataatataAATTCAGCATTGCTTTTTTTTAGTCTATTTGTAGTTTATAGGTTCCATAGGCAATAGGCGAGACATTTATTCTAATGTTCACCACAATGCAGCAGGTACAGTAAGTCCAGCTCAGTATCACTTGGTAAGTGGTGCTCCTTCAGGTAGATTTGTTGTTATGAAGGCTTGAGAAGAGTGAAGTTTTTTGCTCATTAACCATAGTACTAACTTATTTTTTGTGGTTTACAGGTATTATTGATTTGCAGCAGTGTTGTCGATCATcatgtcttttctttaaatttggTTTCCATTTGTGGAATCTCCTGACAAAATTTTTAAAGATCCTAGGATTTCCCAATCTAAGTGCTATGTGCTTACAGTCAACACAACCAAGATGATGCTTTTATATAAAAGGAGAAACAGTGGCTCTGGTTTGGCAGATGACAAACGgtggtgtttcttttttccagtgCTTGGGAGCCAGCATATGTTACCATGTTAATGAGGTGTAATGGTGAGAATCCAGCATGCTGACATATGGTTCTCAGATGACTTCTTTAATGATATTCATTTGTGTCGTTGTTATTCTGTGAGTTGTTTACCTCATGTTAGGTCAATGTGTCACTGGCTTGTGATTATGTCACATCATCTGTCTCAATTAtcaaatatgaaatgaaatgcagcATCACACAGTAGGGCTGAGGATTAATCAGAGAGCAGGGTGATGGgaatacaaacacaaatgcagGCAAAGACGTGACATCACCTCACTGTGGTTAGTATTCCTTTTCTATATTCACATTATTCTCTTTCTTCCACAGGACTTTTGCCGTTAAAAAGTTAGGCAACACAAAAATAGACTCGTGGATTGTGATGCCCATTATGacaatataatgtgttgttGATCCTGTCTGCACATATAGGGGGGACAGCACACTTAATTAGGGCCTTGACAAGCCTACTCTCCTAAAGTGATGAGATTAATCATAATTGGTGTCACTGTGAATTAGAGCCCGCTTGGATGACCGCCCCACTGGCAGGTCGGACCGTGGTTGAGACCCTTGGATGCTGCTGCTAGCCACAGCTTagctctctccctctccctctttctccctctgccCCGGTATCTCAGGCCCCTCTCTAGCTTTGCCCTCGCTGGGTAAGAGGGGCGCAGATCTTAGCCAACAGCCTAATGACCCTGTTTGAAGTTCTCCCTAAATCCCCATCCCCCGACCCAGCCCGTTACTCATGACCCCTCTCCTAAGACGATAGAGGGTTAAAGAGGGACAACCAGGTCGACGTTACCATAGACTGAGGAGGGAAGGATGGCTGAAGCGACTCATTGGGGTTAGGGGGGGTGGGGTTAAAGTAGATTTTCACTACAACACAGGGTAAGTCACTTATGTTGAATGCAATCCCAGGAACTTGTgttctgtttgatttcttgttttGCTGAGGAACAGTCTACGTCTTAATAAATTTTGCCCTTTTTCTGTGTGTGGGGATGTTTTCAGGTTCCACAAGGCCATGTATGGCTGGAAGGAGATAACCTTAGGAATTCCAGTGACTCAAGGAGCTATGGCCCAGTTCCCTATGCCCTCATACGAGGGCGTGTTTGCTTAAAGGTAACGGGCAACGTTTACATCCAACATGTTCTATGGCAAAACTGAGGAGGCTACTTTGTTTACATTCCCCGATATATGTGTTGGAACCTTGGTTAAGTGGCTTGTGTTGAGCTTCTGTATGTCATTTGCTAATGAAATTTTCTTACCAATCCATTTTGGGCATTTTAAGCCCAGATCAGTGATATTAGTCAGTTGGCAGTTTAAAGCAAGTGCATCTGAATAACCAAAGCCTGGACAACATATTGTCTAGCTTTCCATTCTGCTATGTTGTCATGTCACTTGATGTCATAGCAACCATGACCCTGGAAACGGGTCACACAACCTTCTGTCCATCTGATTGGACAGCGTCACTCCACTGGAGGCCCTACTACAACAGCTGATAAAATAACAAGATTTTCAATGAGGTCAAATGCATCATTAAAAGCTGTATTTGAAACTGTATAAGatgtaaaacaaagttttacacATGATGACCTGAagccatttattttgtttttaaataagtttttatcTCTTCTTTAACTCCTTGTTATTCTGATTTTCTTTGTCCTGTACAGCTCTGGCCCCCGCATAGTTTTGGCACCCTGAGTGAAAGCCCAACCAAACGGATCATTAATAGTCCAAGTGACTCACATTGACTCATCCACTTTGTTCATAGTGTATGCTACTGTac contains:
- the immp1l gene encoding mitochondrial inner membrane protease subunit 1, with protein sequence MFRRVLGKTLGFVGYTIQYGCIAHCAFEYIGEFVVCSGPSMEPTIVNHDVVFSERMSRHLCKIQKGDIVIAKSPFDPNVIICKRVIGLEGDKVCTSSPSDLFKTHTFVPQGHVWLEGDNLRNSSDSRSYGPVPYALIRGRVCLKLWPPHSFGTLSESPTKRIINSPSDSH